In the Pseudochaenichthys georgianus chromosome 1, fPseGeo1.2, whole genome shotgun sequence genome, one interval contains:
- the LOC139434871 gene encoding circadian locomoter output cycles protein kaput-like, translating to MIKKNVVSLQRKRHTLLTPTSYQKLYKELSQCYQALISSEADLRQSHQKLSGLLEERDQHILQLQAQTQQQEQEHTQLQQHNQQLQQQQQQQQLQQHNQQLQQQQQQHQNNRLNTHLFTRQTDKLTLRDSDVDVEKKEQ from the exons atgataaaaaaaaacg ttGTGAGTTTGCAGAG GAAGAGGCACACACTGCTGACACCCACCTCCTATCAGAAG CTGTACAAGGAGTTGAGCCAGTGCTACCAGGCCCTCATCTCTAGTGAGGCCGACCTGCGTCAGAGTCACCAGAAGCTGAGCGGCCTGCTGGAAGAGAGGGACCAACACATCCTGCAGCTCCAGGCTCAGacacagcagcaggagcaaGAACACACACAACTGCAGCAACACAATCAACAactacagcagcagcagcagcagcaacaactgCAGCAACACAATCAACAactacagcagcagcagcaacaacatcAAAACAACAGGCTCAACACACACCTCTTTACTCgccaaacagacaaactaactTTAAG AGACAGCGATGTGGATGTGGAGAAGAAGGAACAGTAA